TCGCTCTCCTTCGACTCAAACATTCAGTTCCAGAACGTGATGACACTGATCACGGCGAGAACTGTGATCAGCATGTACGCGAGGTACGCGTCCAGGCGTCCCGATTGCAACCGCTGAGCAGTGCGCGCAATGCTCCGGACCAGCGCCCAGACAGGCTGGTACGTATAGCGTTCGACGACGTCATCAACGTTCGCCTGACGGTGCAGTGAGCCGTCGACGGTTTCGGCGATATCGATGGCGCTGCTGTGGCGTGCAGTGGGTGTGGTGATGTCCGAACTCATCAGCATGGTCGACAGGATCCGGCGCATCGGGTTGGCGAACGCGAAAGCGGTGTAGCCGGATCGACGGTCGACCCCGGGGGAGCCCGATCCCCAGGTCGCTGTCCGGCGTACCAGGAACAGCCGTCGTCCCGATACTGCACAGGTGAACATGATGAGGACGCCGCACAGCATGGGCACCACAATCCACAGCTTGCCGGGGGACAGCGCCGAGAACCCGGAGTAGACAGGTTGGATGACCCAGCCGGGTGCGTTGGCGGCGTCCACGTGTGTGCCCACGAGTTGGTGCAGACCAACGGAGATCAGTTGAATCTGCCAGTGTGCCGCTGCGGCTACGCCCAGGCAGGCGACGCACAGCGCGCCCACGCCGATGCGGAACATGTTCGACCGGTCGGTGTGTGGCGTATCGACCACAGGGGGGTGATTGCCGTACGCGATGAATCCCACGACGCGCACGAAGGTCAGTCCCGCGACGCCGACACTGAGGGCAACGAGTGACCCGGCCACCACGGCACCCAACTGGTATTCCAGCTGCGTCGCCCGAAATTGCTGCATCAGCGACTGCAACGTCAACCACTCGGAGGCGAAGCCGATCGTGAACGGCATCCCGGCGAGGGTCAGGGAGCCGATGACCAGTCCGATGCCCGCTGCGGGTAGCCGGCGCCCCACTCCCCGTAGATTCTCGATCTCCAGGGTCCCGGTGTCGTCCTCGATCGCAAGCGTTGCGCTGTAGAGCAGTGATTTGCCCAGCGTATGCGCCATCACCTGGGCCGTAGCGGCCAGGAGGCCGGCCGCCATCAGCTTCGGTTGGTGGATGTCCGCTCCAACCAGGGCCATCGAGAATCCAGTGGCGATGACCCCGGCGTTCTCCACACTCGACCAGGCGACAAGGGTCGCCAGATTCGTTGATACAGCTGCCTGTGCGATACCGAAGATCGCGGTGATGCCACCGAGCACCAGCATCGTGGTCGTCAACCAGGCCGGTGGAGCCCCGAGGATCTGCAGGGTGCGCCACCAGCCGTAAAAGCCGATGTTGACCGCCACTCCGGCCATCAGCGCCCGCGCCGGTGCACTGGCGGCGGAATAGCTGCGCGGTAGCCAGATCTGCCAGGGGGCCAGTCCGGTTTTGATCGCAAACCCGATCAGCAGCAGCACGTATCCGGCGTCTCTCGATGCGCCCTGCGGCACCTGTGACCATGAGGACAGATCAAGTGAGTGGGAAGACGCAGTCAGCAGCAGACCACCGATCAGCAGCGCGGCCCCGCTTGCCTTACCGAAACTCGCGGCATACAGCGAGGACGGACCGCTGCGCGGGTGCTGTCGATCAAAGTTCGTCAGCAGATAAAAGGCGAAAGTAACGCCTTCCCACCCGAAAAGAAGCGTAAACAGGTTGCGCGCACTTACGACGATCAGGGCGGCGACCAGCAGTGCGGCGACCAGGGCGGGAAGCGGTCTACGCTGCGCCCGTTTGCTCCCGAAACCGCTCAGGCACAGAGGTATTGCCGGTACGAAGCAGATGACCAGGAACAGCCCCGATAGTCGATCGACGCTCAAGGAAAACGCTGCCGGTGCCCCGAGGAGAACCCGCAAATCGCTGTTGCGATCGGTGAGGCCGGCAACACCGGCGCCCAGTCCGAACAGCGCGCTGATCGTCAGCAGTGACCACGCGAGCCGCCAGGCGATCAGTCGGTTCGGTACCAGGCAGGAGAGGGCCGCGAGTCCGGCGACGAGGATTGCTGCCGCGATCATGACGGGCGCTCCACCGCAGGCAGCTGATCCGGCGTGGGCAGCCGATCCAGCGCCAGTAGAATCCCGTGCAGCAGGGCGAAGGGCGAGGCAGGCGCTCCGGGCACGAAGACATCGACGTCCAGTAATCGTGCTGCTCCGAGCCCGGGTCCGGTCAGCCCGCCGCTGATCGCCTCGGCGCCTGTTGCGATGACGACCACAGGGTCGGGCATGGCCGCTCGGGTGCGGCGCAGCGGTGGGATCATCTCGCGCGATCCGATGCCGGTCACGAGCAGGATGTCGGCGTGCCGAGGGCTGGCCGTGAAGAAGATTCCGAGTCGCTGGACGTCGTAGATGGGGTTGAGTAGCGCCCGCACTTCCCACTCGTCGCTGCCATCGGATCCTGCATCGACGTGCCGGATGTGGACCGATCGGCGCAACGCCCGCACGCGCTCGGCGAGGTCCGCGCGAACGGTGCCGGGGTCGGGGTCGTCCCCTTGGTCAGCTACCAGGAGTCGACGGTCGCGGCGCGCGGTATCGCTGCCGGGGCGCCAGGCGAACAGGTCGGGGCGCTGTCGCACACATCGGCCGCACATGATGCAGGCACCGTGATCAACGGCGAGTCCGGCCGTGACATCGATCGCCGCCACGGGGCAGATCCGGGCCACGTCGTCGGTTTCGTGCGCCGCGACGCCGCCTACGGGCAGCACACTGCCGGCAAAACTGCTGAAGTACCCATCCGGGCGTTTGGGCCACCTGCTCGTTACCGTTCCTTGTCGTAGCCCACGGGTCAGCCAGATTCCCGACATCAGCGTTGCCTCCTCATGGTCGGGCACAGGGTCATGACACTGCAGTGCTTCACATCGCCACCCCCGCGTAACACAGCCCGAAACTGGCCTCGATGAACGGCAGGTCGGTAAAGACGTCCCCGTCGAATACATGCCGCAGCAGCACCATGTTGTGAAAGGACGCGCTGCGCGCGAAACAACGCGTGATCCGACCGTCATCGAATCGCACGCTGTAAAGCACCTCTCCAGCAGCAGATTCCGCGACGCCGATGAAATCGCCGTCGTGCACCACGACCGGTGCCGCGAGGTCGTCGTCGTCGGCGCGGGTGGCCAGGCGACTTGCTGCCTCGTTGACCAGCGCGGTTGAGGAGGCCATCTCCTCCTCGCGGACCCGCATCCGGCCCAGCGCGTCGGTGAGGTGGCTGGTCGCTACGACGAACGGATCCAGGAGCGGGTAGGCGTCGTAAGGGCGCAGCGTGCGCGCGTCCAGTGACATGTCGCTGGCCCGACCGATCGGGCCGAGGGCGCCGTAACGCTGTGCCAGGTCGGCTGCCAACCGGCCAGTGCCGCGCAGCCGGTCCAAGAAGGATGCAGACCTGTTGAGACTGATGAGATCTCGCGCGATCGCCCGGTGTAATTGGGTCAACTCTGCGGAAAGCTCCTGCGGATGATCTCGCAGTGCCATCGTCACGCCACCGGGCACGACGACGCCGCGACCGAAACGACTTCCGGTCGCGTGCGACATCAGCCGCATGACCCGTTCCTTGTGCGTTCCGAAGCGCGCGACGGCGACGGACAGGCCGGCGCATTCGCACAGTTGGGTGACCACGTCCAGGTGATTGGCGACGCGTTCCAGCTCGGCGAGGATGACCCGGATCAACTGCGCCCGGGCCGGCACCACAATGCCGAGGCCTTCTTCGAGGGCGTGGGAGAAGGCAAGCGCATGGGCCACGGAGTGCACGCCCTCCACCCGTTCGGCGAGCAGGACGGCGTCCTCAGCCGTGTGGTGTTCGAACCGTTTGGCGATCTGCCGGTGCTTGTAGTGCGGACGGATGTCCAGGCGGAGGATGTCTTCGCCGCCGGTTTCCAGCAGCAACTCCAACGATTCGACGATCCCGGAGCGCACCGGCCCGAAGGGCAGAGTGAACACACCCTGACCGCTGACGCTGACAGGGGCCAGGTAGTCGCGACTGGTCAACTCCACGTCGGACGCACTCTCACTGCTGCCAGGACGAGGCGCAGGCACGCCGTCCACCTTCGGTAGCAGCAGCAGATCCAACTGGGGATGGCCGACCGGTTCGATCCCGGACAGATTGTGCAGCGCGCGTTCGTACCAGACTGCGGCCGGTACCTCGGGGGTCAGCGCCGGGTAACTGCGCTCTTCGCCGAGCGCTGTGCGCGCGAGCTCCAAGGTGGGGCCGTTGCTGAGAACGGCGACCAGTTCGGGGATGTCGCCCACCTCGGTCGCATACAGACCGGCGAGTCGGCCACCGTCGGCACACGACCGCAGCACCCGGTCCCGCCATTGCGATACCTCGGTGAACCTGGGCACGCTGGTTGGTTCAACCGACATAGGACACCCCACTGAGCTGGCCCGCGCCGGTATGCAGCAACGTCGCCAGCGGCCCGGGCAGCCACAACCCCAGCAGCAGCAGAGCCAAGATCGCGATCACCATCGGCACGACCATCCATGCCGCTGCCTCATGCACTGCGGCCTGTTCGCCGGCCTGCGGTCTGCTGACGTCCGGTTCACCGGATGCGGCCGACCGGATGGTGGCGCCGGCAAGCCCGATGAAAGCGAGCACCACCAGCACGACCAGCACGGCCCCGGTGGTCGTGTGTCGAGCCTCGAACCCGCCCTGCACGATGATGAATTCGCTGCGGAAGACACCAAAGGGCGGCATCCCGCACAGCGCAAAGACCGCGATAATGAAGATCGACGCGGTCCAGGGCATTCGGCTGAGCGCTCCACGCACCCGCGAGAGTGCTTTGGTGCCGAAACCTTGCACCAAGCTACCCGCTGACATGAACGCCGCGCCCTTTGCTGCAGCGTGCACCAAAACGTGCAACAGCACGCCGAACATCGCGGTCGTGACCCCGAAGCTGACCCCGATGACCATGATCCCCATGTGTTCTACGCTCGAATACGCCAACAGTCGCTTCACGTTGCGTTGCTCCAGCAGATACAGAGCTGCCAGCAGCAGGGTCAGCACTCCGAAGCACAGCAGGACTCGCTGCGGGAAGGTGGCCCCGACGGTCGCCACGGTGACCTGGTAGAAGCGCAGGATGGCGTAGAGGCTGACGGCCAGCAGCGAGCCGGACAGCAGCACCGACAGCGGAGTAGGGGCCTCGGAATGCGCGTCGGGTAACCATGTGTGCATCGGCACGATGCCGACCTTGGTGCCGAAACCGACCACGGCCAGGACGAACGCCAACCGCACCGGTGTCCCCGGCAGTTCAGAGGCGTGGTGCAGCAGGTCCGCGAATGCCAGGTCGTAGGAGTTGCCCAACACCTGGGCGCCGGCGTAGTACATGAAGATGGTGCCCAGGAGCGCGATTCCAAGCCCGCAGGACGCAATCATCACGTACTTCCACGCGGCCTCCGAGGCAGCTTCGGTGTCGTCGATCGCCACCAGCACTGCGGAAACGACTGTCGTGACCTCGACGCCGACCCAGATCAGGGCCAGCCCGTTGACCGAAGGCGCGGCGAGCATGGCCCATGCGAACAGGTTCATCCCGGCCAGGAACTGACGTTGATACCTGCGGTAGTCACGAGGAGTCTTCTCGCGCTCCTCGGCCTTGAGGTACCCAGTCGTGTAGATAGCGACGACGGCGTACAGGAAGGAGGTCGCCAGCAGGAATACCAGCGATAGTGCGTCCACCCGAAGGAAACCGGCGGTGACCGGATGGTCACCGACAGTCGGTATCAGCGAGATGGCCAATGCGAAGCTCACGACGCCCGCGACGATGGTGACCAGATTGGCGGCCAGCCCGCTCAGCACTGCACTCAATGCGGTGGCCACCAAAGGCACCACCATCAACACGATCAGAATCCAGCCCATGTCAGCCCCTCAGCGAAGTGAGGTCGGCAGTGGACAATGACGAAACATGTCGGTGGTGAGTGCGCATCAGGATGCCGAACACCACCACGGCGATGAGCAGGTCGAAAAGGAACGCGACCTCCAAGACCAGCGGGAGTCCGGCGGCGACCACGAGGCTCGCCACGGAGACCCCGTTGTCCAACGAGAAGAAACCGATCGACTGACTGACCACGTCGCGCCGCACGATCATCAGTACAAACGCCACGAGCACCACGGCTACCGCGAAACTCAGGGCACTGGTGGGCAGCACTGTCGAATGTATATGTAGTGCTCCAACGGCGAAGAAACCGAAGACCGCGATGATAATGGAAAGAATGACTTCGCTGGCTACCCCCAACGCGCCGCTACCGGCAATCTCAGTTTCGGAATCGGTCATCATTCGGGTGATGACCCACGGCACGATGAGTGCCTTGAGCGCGAAAGAGATCACCGCAAGTATATAAAGTTCCGGCAGTGACTTTTCGTAGGCGATGACGATCGCCAGCAGACTAACGACCCCCGACTGCGCGGCATACAGCCGCACCTGGGCGCGCAACAGGGCTGCCCTGAGCATCACAAACTCCAGCAGGAGCACGATCAGGCTGATCGTGCTGGTTACCCCGTCAAAAACGCTCGGCGCGTTAGCCACGGCGTCGTGCATCAGCTACCTCCAAGGAATAGCGTGCAGACCGCGAATACTGATAGCAGGAATGCCGCGGCGACGAACTCGGTGATTTTGAAGAGCCGCAACTTGGCAAAAGAGTTGTCAATGCACATGATCAACACGCCTAAAACTGCGGCCTTCGTCAGTAGGGCGCAGGCGGCGCCGATGACCGGAAGAGGTGCCGTGCCCGCACTCAAACCCCATGGTGCGGCGAAAATGTTCAACAGGATCGTGAAGAGCACCAGTTGTTTGATCATCGATCCCCAGTGCAGCAACGCCAGGTAGGGGCCTGAGTGCTCGAAGGACCGCGCCGTCTCGATCATGCCCAACTCGATGGTCCCGGTATGGGTCTCGATCGGTATGCGCGCTGTCTCGAACAGAATTGCCATGAAGAGCGCGAAGGTAGCCAACAGGTGGGCGGGCCGGACGATCTGTTCAGGTCCACTACGCACCGTCGCCGCGAGAGCGAAGGGCGAATCCGTGGCGGTGATCGCAGCCACGGTGAAGAACACCATGAGCAGCACCGGTTCGGTGATCGCACCAAAAGACTTGGCCCGGCTCGCACCCAGTTGCGCATACGGGTCCCCGGTTTCGGCGGCTGCAGCAGACGCCAGGAAACTCCCGAACGCCAACAGGAATCCACCGCCCAAGATATCGCCCATATCAGCCAACGGCAGCGGGTATGTAGTCAGTACTGGAATGAGCATCGGCACGGTGAGATAACAGGCGAGGGAAAGTATCGGCGCTATCAGGAAAATTGGTCCTGCTCCCGATGGCGCCAGAGACTCTTTGCGGAACATTTTGGACAAATCAAAATACGGCTGCAAGATCCTCGGGCCGCGACGTCCTTGGAGCTTGGCTTCGATAGTGGCGATGAATCCACTGATCGCCGGTGCTCCGATAGCTATCGTGAGCACCTGGGCACATTGGATGATCGACGTCGTCGGGAAGTTCACCTACGATCGTCGCCCGGTCGATTCACAGCAAGCCCTTCCGATAGCGGAAGGGGCTATTAGCCGATAGGCGGTTCGGGCTTGGTGGCCCCGGCGAGCTCCATCGCCGTTGTACTACGTGCATGTAAGCAGGGCGGACCGTTCGCCGTCAAGGGGCTTTGGCGCGAAGGGAACCGTGCCGTAGGGTCGAAATTCAGCGAAGGGTTGATGAGATGACCGACGACTCCACCCAGGTCTTGCTCGTGCGTCACGGCGAGACCGTGCTGAACGCCGGGGGCCGGTTACGAGGTCGTCTCGATCCAGATTTGAACGACGTGGGTCGACGTGAGGTCGCTGCACTGGCACGCGCGCTGGTTGCCTATGACGTGCGTACCGTCTACACCAGTCCACTGTTGCGGGCTCGGCGAACCGCACGCGCGATCGCCGACGCCTGCGCGGGAAATGTCGAGATCGACGAACGGCTCAACGACCGCGACTACGGGCAGTGGGCCGGTCAACTGAGGGAGGACGTGTTGTCCCGCTGGGGATCGATCGACGCGGCACCCGGTGTCGAGCCCGCCGCCGACGTCGTGGCGCGGGCCATGGCCGCGTTCGCGGATCTTGCGGGCCGACCCGGCACGGTGCTGGTCGCGCATGACGCCATCAATCAGCTGCTGCTCCAGCAGGTTGACCCGAGCCTGGCTGGTCCTCCGCAGCAGCACACCGCGTGTTGGAATGTCCTGGAACGCAACGGGGGTCAGCCCTGGCGCATCATCGCACTCAATCAGATCGCCGTCGAAACCCTGCGCTAGTCAGTCGTGGTCGGCGGCGAACCGAACGTGCGCTGGTAGAGGTCGACGCCATAGCTGGTGCGCTGTGCCGCCCCTTCTGCTAGTCGAAAGGTGCGCTCGCCGCTCTCGTCACGGTCGGCACGTAGGAACAGCGTGGTCTGGTCGTGGTGCTGTTGGAATCGGTGTGCGAGCTCATAGAGATGGGTGACGAACACGACGGTGATGCCGACCTGTTCCAGGGCCCGGAGAATGTCTGTGGCAATCTCCGCAGCTTCGCGTTCGTTGGTCGCGGCGAATGATTCGTTGAACAGCAGCAGCGCATGTGGTCGGATCCGGGTAGCGATGCGGCTCATTCGGCCCAGCTCTTCTTCGAACTTCCCGGTGGTCATGGTGGCGTCTTCTTCGCGGGCGTAGTGGGTGAACACGCCTGCGACGGTGGCGGCAGTGAACGACTGCGCTGCTACCGGCATGCCGGCCTGCATCATCAGGTATGCGAGGCCGACGCTGCGCAGGAAGGTCGACTTACCCCCTTGGTTGGCGCCGGTGATGAAGATGAGCGGCTTGCCGTCCGCTCGCAGGTCGTTGCCCTTGATTCGCGCGGGGGAACGCAGCCCCAGGCATGGATCGTAGAGGCCGCTCGCTGTCAGGGACCGGCTGCCCGTAGCGCACGGCTGGGGTCGACAGATGGGGAGTTGCCGCGCCGCTAGTCGCTCCCGCAGGTTCAGGCAACCCACGTAGAAGGCCAGCTCTAGGCGAAGCGCGGTGAAGAAACTCAGAATGTGCTTGGCGGCCGCAGCCAGGGCGTCGGCAGCGAGAGTGAGGGCCCGGTCGCGCAGGCCCGCGAGGTCCTGCGCAGCGCCGTCGTCGTCGCGCGGCATGGTGCGGCTGAAGTAGGGGCGTTTGACCGGCGGGTGCCTGGAAAGCAGGTGGCTCTCGTTTTCGCTGCGAGGTGCGCGTAGCACGTAGTCGACGCCTTGGCTGTGTGAGCCCAGGTGTGCGCTGGCCACCACGCCGTGCGGGAAAGTGAGCGTACGTAGATGCGCGGCGATCTCGGCGAAGTAGCGGTCATCGAGTTCGGCGTCGATCTCGGCGAAGAAGCGACTGAACGCAGGCGAGGTGAAAGTGCCGGCGTGCTGCCCGGCCAGGGCGCGCAGCTGCTTCAGCACTTCGACGAACATCGTCAGAGCGTTCATCGAGCGGCCAAGCAGGGCTGCACTGCTACTGCTGAAGAAGCTGGCCCGGTAGATCGCGCGTTCCTGATCAATGGCCGCAGCAGCGAGGTCGTACAGTTCGCGGACTACGCCGGGCCGGGCCACGCAATCGGCCAGCGTCTGGCTGCGGTAGTCGATCTGGGCGGGATCGAGGAGTACGGCGAGGGTGGCGGTGCGGATCGAAGCGTGCACGACCTGGTCGTCGCCGGCGGCCGCAGCCCACAGCGTGGCGAGGTCGAGGTCTGCGATGAGGTCGGCATCGCCCGGGCGGTCGTCATGGGTGGGATCGAAGTCGCGGTCCGCGAACATCAGCATCGCTCTCATCGGTTCAGCTCCTGCACGAGTCGCTGGAACCCGAGACCGTATTTGTCGGCGATAGCTCGGGCATACGCACGGCCGTCGGCCGGCTTACGAATCACTTTGTGGGTGCGGGTCGCCGGGTCGTTCGGGTCGATGGTGCTGACCATGCTGACAGTCTTGTCGTTGAGGACCGCCAGTTCGTCCAGAAACGTGACGCACACGCAGAGCGCATCCAAGTCGGATACCCGCTGAAGAATGTGCCGGCTCAACAGCAGTGCATCGTCGGTGGTGGTCGAGTTGAAGATCTCGTTGAGGATGACCAGGCTGGCCGGAGTCGCGAGGGCGAAATCATCGCGTAACTGGTCCAGTTCGGTCTGCAACCTGCCGGTCATGGTGGTGCTGTCCTCGGCGCGTTCGAAGTGGGTGAAGATCTGATCGCACACGAAAAGTTGGGTATCGAGGCCGGGGACGGGACAGCCGAGACGGGCGAGGTAGTGCAGCTGGCCGACGGTGCGGGCCATCGTGGTTTTGCCGCCGTTGTTCGGCCCGGAGATGACCAGGATGCGTTCCTCGCCGGTGAGGGTGATGTCGTTGACCACCACCTCATGGTCAGTCCCGGCCGGAGCGGATGCGACCTCAGGGGACCTGCCGCCACGTTGCGGATGACGCCGGTGACGCGACTGCTC
This portion of the Dermatophilaceae bacterium Sec6.4 genome encodes:
- a CDS encoding NADH-quinone oxidoreductase subunit H, translated to MLTIAIGAPAISGFIATIEAKLQGRRGPRILQPYFDLSKMFRKESLAPSGAGPIFLIAPILSLACYLTVPMLIPVLTTYPLPLADMGDILGGGFLLAFGSFLASAAAAETGDPYAQLGASRAKSFGAITEPVLLMVFFTVAAITATDSPFALAATVRSGPEQIVRPAHLLATFALFMAILFETARIPIETHTGTIELGMIETARSFEHSGPYLALLHWGSMIKQLVLFTILLNIFAAPWGLSAGTAPLPVIGAACALLTKAAVLGVLIMCIDNSFAKLRLFKITEFVAAAFLLSVFAVCTLFLGGS
- a CDS encoding NADH-quinone oxidoreductase subunit C — encoded protein: MSVEPTSVPRFTEVSQWRDRVLRSCADGGRLAGLYATEVGDIPELVAVLSNGPTLELARTALGEERSYPALTPEVPAAVWYERALHNLSGIEPVGHPQLDLLLLPKVDGVPAPRPGSSESASDVELTSRDYLAPVSVSGQGVFTLPFGPVRSGIVESLELLLETGGEDILRLDIRPHYKHRQIAKRFEHHTAEDAVLLAERVEGVHSVAHALAFSHALEEGLGIVVPARAQLIRVILAELERVANHLDVVTQLCECAGLSVAVARFGTHKERVMRLMSHATGSRFGRGVVVPGGVTMALRDHPQELSAELTQLHRAIARDLISLNRSASFLDRLRGTGRLAADLAQRYGALGPIGRASDMSLDARTLRPYDAYPLLDPFVVATSHLTDALGRMRVREEEMASSTALVNEAASRLATRADDDDLAAPVVVHDGDFIGVAESAAGEVLYSVRFDDGRITRCFARSASFHNMVLLRHVFDGDVFTDLPFIEASFGLCYAGVAM
- a CDS encoding histidine phosphatase family protein; amino-acid sequence: MTDDSTQVLLVRHGETVLNAGGRLRGRLDPDLNDVGRREVAALARALVAYDVRTVYTSPLLRARRTARAIADACAGNVEIDERLNDRDYGQWAGQLREDVLSRWGSIDAAPGVEPAADVVARAMAAFADLAGRPGTVLVAHDAINQLLLQQVDPSLAGPPQQHTACWNVLERNGGQPWRIIALNQIAVETLR
- a CDS encoding proton-conducting transporter membrane subunit, which gives rise to MGWILIVLMVVPLVATALSAVLSGLAANLVTIVAGVVSFALAISLIPTVGDHPVTAGFLRVDALSLVFLLATSFLYAVVAIYTTGYLKAEEREKTPRDYRRYQRQFLAGMNLFAWAMLAAPSVNGLALIWVGVEVTTVVSAVLVAIDDTEAASEAAWKYVMIASCGLGIALLGTIFMYYAGAQVLGNSYDLAFADLLHHASELPGTPVRLAFVLAVVGFGTKVGIVPMHTWLPDAHSEAPTPLSVLLSGSLLAVSLYAILRFYQVTVATVGATFPQRVLLCFGVLTLLLAALYLLEQRNVKRLLAYSSVEHMGIMVIGVSFGVTTAMFGVLLHVLVHAAAKGAAFMSAGSLVQGFGTKALSRVRGALSRMPWTASIFIIAVFALCGMPPFGVFRSEFIIVQGGFEARHTTTGAVLVVLVVLAFIGLAGATIRSAASGEPDVSRPQAGEQAAVHEAAAWMVVPMVIAILALLLLGLWLPGPLATLLHTGAGQLSGVSYVG
- a CDS encoding proton-conducting transporter membrane subunit, whose product is MIAAAILVAGLAALSCLVPNRLIAWRLAWSLLTISALFGLGAGVAGLTDRNSDLRVLLGAPAAFSLSVDRLSGLFLVICFVPAIPLCLSGFGSKRAQRRPLPALVAALLVAALIVVSARNLFTLLFGWEGVTFAFYLLTNFDRQHPRSGPSSLYAASFGKASGAALLIGGLLLTASSHSLDLSSWSQVPQGASRDAGYVLLLIGFAIKTGLAPWQIWLPRSYSAASAPARALMAGVAVNIGFYGWWRTLQILGAPPAWLTTTMLVLGGITAIFGIAQAAVSTNLATLVAWSSVENAGVIATGFSMALVGADIHQPKLMAAGLLAATAQVMAHTLGKSLLYSATLAIEDDTGTLEIENLRGVGRRLPAAGIGLVIGSLTLAGMPFTIGFASEWLTLQSLMQQFRATQLEYQLGAVVAGSLVALSVGVAGLTFVRVVGFIAYGNHPPVVDTPHTDRSNMFRIGVGALCVACLGVAAAAHWQIQLISVGLHQLVGTHVDAANAPGWVIQPVYSGFSALSPGKLWIVVPMLCGVLIMFTCAVSGRRLFLVRRTATWGSGSPGVDRRSGYTAFAFANPMRRILSTMLMSSDITTPTARHSSAIDIAETVDGSLHRQANVDDVVERYTYQPVWALVRSIARTAQRLQSGRLDAYLAYMLITVLAVISVITFWN